The Streptomyces sp. WZ-12 genome segment CCCGTGAGGATCTCTCCGCTGTTGACCATCTGGAGCTGTGGTTGACCTGGCAGCGCCACTGGTGTGAGCACAAGCCCTCGGTCACGATCTCTGTTCGGCCGCAGGAGTGGGCAGCAGTCAAGGAATGGGTTTGGGAGCATATCGATGAGCTGAGCGGGGTTTCATTCCTCCCATACACGGAGCACACCTATCAACAGGCTCCTTACCAGGAATGCACCGAGGCAACTTACCTTGCTGCTAAGGAAGGAATGCCCACCGTCCTGTGGTCAGACTTGGTGTTCTACGAAGCGGCCGATCAGACCACGGGCTCGCAGGAACTGGCGTGCAGCGCGGGGGGATGCGACGTGTATTAGGAGTCCATGAGATGAGCGAGACCGGTCAGAGACTGGCGGAAGCACTTGAAGCCGTGGCAGTTGGCTGTGAGGAGCGCGCGGAGCATCTTCACTCCACGTACGCGCTCGGAGACGAGACTGCTGCTGCTCGCTGGCTATCGGAACTCGCAGAGATACTCAGAGGCGTGGCGTCGGATCAGGTTTCCTGACCCATTGGCCCCGGAGGTTGTGCACCTCCGGGGCCTTTTGCTGTCTGACCCGCAGAGGGATTCTTTACCCTTCCGTGACGCAGGGGATTAACTCCTGCCTGAGACATCGACCCACGTCTCTTCGTAGAGTCTTCAGCAGTTGATCAACGCGACATCTGCTGGACTTAAAGACGGGGAGGATTCGTGGCACTGAGCGAAGACGCCATTGCGCTCATGAACAAGATCAACAAGCAATTCGGGCCCGGCTCCGTCATGGTGGCCAGCGACATCCGATCCGCTGGTCAACTCCCCAGCAGTATTACCTCACTTGACCTCATCCTCGGCGGCGGATTCCCCCGCAATCAGTGGTCCGAGGTGATCGGCATGGAAGGCTCTGGAAAGACAACCGTCTGCCATAAGACGGTCGCCCACAACCAAAACCAGAGCCCAGACTTCACCACCCTCTGGATAGCAGCGGAGGCATACGACGTCGAACAGGCAGCGATGCTCGGCGTAGACGTAGACCGCGTCATCGTCCACGCAACGAACCGCATGGAAGAGGCGTTCCAGGTCGCCATCGACGCGGCCGAAGCCCGAACCGTCGACCTCATCATCCTGGACAGCTATCCGGCGCTCGTTCCGGACGGCGAAGCCGAAAAGGACATGGACGAAGCCAGCATGACGCTCGGCGCCCGCCTCTTCGGAAAATTCTTCCGCAAGATTGGCAAGGAAACCGGTCGCTCCATGGCGGCCAACGACCGGCCGGTCACTGGAATCATTATCAATCAGTGGCGTGAGAAGGTCGGTGGTTTCTCCCCGGCCGGGACTCCCAAGACGACGCCGGGCGGCCTGGCCAAGAACTTCGCCTACTACTGTCGTCTGGAAGTCGCACGAGCTGAATGGCTCGACGAGGCGCGCCCCGGTAAGGGCAAGGCCCGCGTCGGACAGGTCATGAAGTTCAAGACCCTCAAGAACAAGCAGATCGCTGGACAGAAGTCCTCCCAGTCCGACTACTACTTTGA includes the following:
- a CDS encoding ATPase domain-containing protein, giving the protein MALSEDAIALMNKINKQFGPGSVMVASDIRSAGQLPSSITSLDLILGGGFPRNQWSEVIGMEGSGKTTVCHKTVAHNQNQSPDFTTLWIAAEAYDVEQAAMLGVDVDRVIVHATNRMEEAFQVAIDAAEARTVDLIILDSYPALVPDGEAEKDMDEASMTLGARLFGKFFRKIGKETGRSMAANDRPVTGIIINQWREKVGGFSPAGTPKTTPGGLAKNFAYYCRLEVARAEWLDEARPGKGKARVGQVMKFKTLKNKQIAGQKSSQSDYYFEDAPNLGFRAGEFDAFKDVFLWAIHYDVIERRGAYYNFGETRWKGKDEALAAIREDVDLMHSLTEEVMRAADPRQHQEAA